A genomic segment from Salmo trutta chromosome 38, fSalTru1.1, whole genome shotgun sequence encodes:
- the LOC115178040 gene encoding dual specificity protein phosphatase 5, with protein sequence MKVSSIDCRRLKKIIRKECGTSLIVDCRPYFSFSNSNIKGSVNANLNSVVVRRSRGGPVPLQFVIPDEKALLRLREGSISAVVVLDDRAPHWQKLKKDSIAQIVINTLNNLASGTNICFLKGGFENFHGQYPELCTEVLKPVGVVQNNGTETGKCRPSISQCCEKLGSNLKPDYDQGKPVEILPFLYLGSAYHASRQDYLSDLGVTALLNVSRRDTRPSKGHYDYKWIPVEDNVTADISSHFQEAFQFIDGVKQTGGRVLVHCEAGISRSPTICLAYIMSTKRLQLEEAFDIIKQRRSLISPNFSFMGQLLQFESEVLSSTPITTATTPETATEPATPCCIGKETVSFFGSSKEFTFNNNNFDFEPSTVFAPLPTSFLTPMPLQTPPLRHFKLSPLTALP encoded by the exons ATGAAAGTCTCAAGCATAGATTGCCGTCGCCTCAAGAAGATTATCAGGAAGGAATGTGGAACCTCTCTCATTGTGGACTGTCGACCTTATTTTTCGTTCTCGAACTCTAATATCAAAGGCTCTGTCAATGCCAACCTGAACTCGGTTGTTGTCCGGAGATCCAGAGGAGGGCCGGTACCTCTTCAGTTTGTCATCCCGGATGAGAAAGCCCTGTTACGGCTGCGAGAGGGGAGCATATCGGCAGTGGTAGTTCTTGATGACCGAGCTCCTCACTGGCAGAAACTGAAAAAGGACAGTATCGCACAGATAGTGATTAACACGCTCAATAATCTGGCGAGTGGGACAAACATCTGTTTCCTAAAAG GGGGGTTTGAGAACTTCCATGGCCAGTACCCTGAACTTTGCACTGAGGTCCTGAAGCCCGTTGGCGTCGTCCAGAACAACGGAACCGAAACCGGGAAATGCAGGCCGAGTATCTCCCAATGCTGTGAGAAACTGGGCTCCAACCTCAAACCAGATTACGATCAG GGCAAGCCGGTGGAGATCCTTCCTTTCCTGTACCTGGGCAGTGCCTACCATGCCTCCAGGCAAGACTATCTGAGTGACCTTGGAGTCACAGCCCTGCTGAATGTCTCCAGGAGGGACACCAGGCCCTCCAAGGGCCACTACGACTACAAGTGGATCCCGGTGGAGGACAACGTCACAGCAGATATCAGCTCACATTTCCAAGAGGCCTTCCAGTTCATTG ATGGTGTGAAGCAGACAGGGGGTAGAGTCTTGGTGCACTGTGAGGCGGGCATCTCCCGCTCCCCGACCATCTGTCTGGCCTATATCATGAGTACCAAGCGGCTACAGCTCGAAGAGGCCTTTGACATCATCAAACAGCGCCGCTCCCTCATCTCGCCCAACTTCAGCTTCATGGGCCAGCTGCTGCAGTTCGAGTCTGAGGTCCTGTCTTCGACACCTATTACCACAGCAACGACCCCCGAAACCGCCACCGAACCCGCCACGCCCTGTTGCATCGGTAAAGAGACGGTCTCCTTCTTTGGGAGTTCGAAAGAGTTCACATTCAACAACAATAACTTTGACTTTGAACCTTCCACAGTTTTCGCCCCCCTCCCTACCTCCTTCCTCACCCCCATGCCTCTTCAGACTCCTCCACTCCGCCATTTTAAATTGAGCCCTTTAACTGCACTGCCTTAA